The stretch of DNA GCGTCAGAGGACGCATACATATTGCACAACAGTATATGACGGGTTTCCACAAGGAGAGGTTTCCAACTGGTCCCTGCTGTTCCCACAGGAAGTCAGAGGAAAGTTCCCTCAGTCATTGTTCATTGTGCTCCAGTGTGCCTCTCCTCCTGTGAAGGGCTATGAGTCTGTCTAGTTACTTCAATGGCAAACTGCAGTGGCATCAGGCGACCTTAGTCACAGACATGAATAATTCAATACGGTGGCAGGAGTGACTGCTTTCTTTTGGTGATAAACCTCAAGTCTTTACAGAGTCGTCAAGAACTCAAAATGACAGATGttaccccagctggtgtggctcagtggattgagtgccagcctgggaaccgaaaggtcacctgtttgactcctagtcagggcacatgccgggctgtgggccaagtcccccgttgggggcatgtaagaggcaaccagtcaatgtctctctcctccctgtttctcccccttcccttctctcttaaagtaaataaataaaatcttttaaaaaaaatgacagatgtctgttttaaaaataaaccagaatCAGCTTGGCCATCCTCAGAGGAAGTGGATGGTGGTCATTCTTTTGAGGGCAGTTGTTAACTCTTCAGGGCAGCTTACTGTTCCCCTGCCAGTACAGCTTCtcttccacttttttctttttccatcggCAGAGAAGCAGCATCTTAAAGGTCTTCCTGAAGGTTCTGTTGCAGAGGGCATAGCAAATGGGGTTGACAGTGCTATTGACGTAGCACAACCAGTAGCCCAAGTGCCACAGGGTGACTGGGACACACTTGTCACAGAAGGTGGACACCAGGACCATGATGTTGTAAGGGGTCCATGTGATGATGAAGGCCAGGAGAATGGCACTCAAGGTCTGGGCTGCCTTCCTCTCTTTGACAAGGACCATTCTCTTCCGTTTGGTCATTTGATGGCTGAGGTTGGGATCTAGGCCTTTTGTTGAAGGGTCCTTGGACACCGGGGAGGAGCAGGGCATGATTTTCACCTTGCGACAGCCATTGTTGGTCTCCTGGGTCCCATCGGCTTTGACCACCAGTCGGAACTTATAGGCCACACATTTCTGGCTCTTGGGTCTATGAGCAGCTGCTGGAGACAGGAAATATCTTGGGGTGTCATAGTCATTTTTTTCCGTTTGATCTTTCACGAAAGTTTCCTCAGTCTCTTCAGTACTGAACTCTTCCCTTGCACGTTTCTTGGCCTGACTCTTGTAGACCACCTGGAAGACAGGGTCAGTGGTGGGCTTATCCTCGTCCTCTGAGGAGGGGCAGCTGCTACACGTGGTGAGCTGCTCCGCTTTGTCCCACTCTGGGCTTGGGCCGGGGGCTTGGGCTGGCTTCCCAGTGGTTGAGGGGCTCCTGCGGGAGGATGACCAGGAAGCTCGGTTCCTTTCCCTCTGGGCCAGTGTGGGCCGAGGGCAGCTGAAGCAGGACCTGAGCAGAGTCTTGTGAGCAGGCTTTCGCTTCTCGGTTTCAGCGACAGAGTCTGAGCCCTGCAGGTCAGCAAGGTCCTTGGTCCGCTTCTCAGTTTCCCGGTAGATTCGGCAGTAGAGAATTGTCATGACAGAAACAGGAATGTAGAAGGCAGCAATGGCAGTGCCAAACGTGATGGTGGGCTCCGAGAGGAACTGGATCTGGCACTCATCAGGTGGGACCGTCCTCTCCCCGACCAAGTACTGCCAGCAGAGGATCGCCGGGGCCCAGAGGATGAAGGAGATCAGCCAGGCCAAGCCAATCATGATGCCAGCCCTCTTGGGGGTTCGCTTGGCCCGATATGTCAGGGGTCTTGTGATAGAAAAGTAACGGTCAAAACTGATCACCAGAAGGTTCATGACGGAAGCGTTGCTGGCCACGTAGTCCAGCGCAAGCCAAAGGTCACAGGCCAAACTCCCGAGAGCCCAGCGTCCCATGAGGATGTAGGTGGTATAGAGGTTCATGGAGAAGATCCCAATGATGAGATCTGCACAGGCCAAGCTCAGCAGGTAATAGTTGTTGACCGTCTTCAGCTGACTATTGACTTTGAAGGAGATCATGACTAAGACATTGCCCACGATGGTCATCAGGCTGACCACAGCAGTCACAGCTGCGATGCTGATGACTTCCCACAGCCCATGGTGTTCCAAAGTCTGGTGATTCACTGGGGTGCTGTTGACAGTAGTTGCATTGTGGGGAGATTCTCCTTCCATTCTGGGGCAAGAATTTGCATTAGGAGTAAGTCAGGTTCTACACTGTTCTCTTTTCTATCTAACACCTCTTCTGCGACAGCatctggaagaaaaggaaggaaatacattATCTTCATGCACCAGcgtgaatttttttctcttattgtttataatttctaagaaaacattaaatgttGTCCCGCACATATTTGGGGCAAGATAATGGAATTGCCAAagtttttattacattaaaaatactttttaaatgagtttttccTCCCATTGCCattagataatatttttataaggGCATCATCATCCCTTTGGTTTTTATGATTAATAATGCCTGAGTGCCTTTCTTGTACGTGAGGCTGCTGCCCTCTTGTGGCTCTCAAAAGCAACTTTAAAAAGGTCTGGGAAGAtgagcaaaggaaaggaaagagaattgGATTGTTGGGAACAGGTAGTAATGAGGGGAAAACAAGTGACATAGTTACTTTAGACTGCAACAGCCTTAAGGGCAGACACTTTTTAAGCTCCTGGTGATAAGCACATTGTCAAGCACTGGAGAAAAAGACAGGCTGTATCAACTGTATAGTCCAGTTATTAACATTACTGAGTTTAATTATGAATTCAATTATTAAGCATAATTGAGGCACTGTTGTGAGCCAAGACTGAATTACAAAACTTCACCCTGACTTAATGCACAAACTCCCAGTGGGTACCTGGTTTTcatttagagcaggggtgtcataCTCATCTGGGGTGgggcacatcagcctcgaggttggttaccttcaaagggccaagtgtaatttcaactccttaacagttaaggagtggttacatgtATAcactcctaaaattacatttggctctttgaaggcagccgcaaggctgatgtgggcccTGGTGAAGAGTTTGACACCTCTCATTTAGAGGGTTTGAAATTTGCTTCAGCTGCTGAAGATAACCCTCCCTTGGGCTATGTGCAATgttatagaaatttttaaaatatctttcttttttattttaaatttcttttcttttaaaaataatttaaaattttcaattatagttgacatataatatcatattagtttcaggtgtactacatagtgattagacatttctaaGACTTATAaaatgatcaccctgataaatctagggCCCATTTAACACCAtgtatagttattataatattactgactattttccttatgctatactttatttattttttatattcacataattttaaaaaggttttattgaatttattggggtaatgttggtta from Phyllostomus discolor isolate MPI-MPIP mPhyDis1 chromosome 1, mPhyDis1.pri.v3, whole genome shotgun sequence encodes:
- the CHRM5 gene encoding muscarinic acetylcholine receptor M5 encodes the protein MEGESPHNATTVNSTPVNHQTLEHHGLWEVISIAAVTAVVSLMTIVGNVLVMISFKVNSQLKTVNNYYLLSLACADLIIGIFSMNLYTTYILMGRWALGSLACDLWLALDYVASNASVMNLLVISFDRYFSITRPLTYRAKRTPKRAGIMIGLAWLISFILWAPAILCWQYLVGERTVPPDECQIQFLSEPTITFGTAIAAFYIPVSVMTILYCRIYRETEKRTKDLADLQGSDSVAETEKRKPAHKTLLRSCFSCPRPTLAQRERNRASWSSSRRSPSTTGKPAQAPGPSPEWDKAEQLTTCSSCPSSEDEDKPTTDPVFQVVYKSQAKKRAREEFSTEETEETFVKDQTEKNDYDTPRYFLSPAAAHRPKSQKCVAYKFRLVVKADGTQETNNGCRKVKIMPCSSPVSKDPSTKGLDPNLSHQMTKRKRMVLVKERKAAQTLSAILLAFIITWTPYNIMVLVSTFCDKCVPVTLWHLGYWLCYVNSTVNPICYALCNRTFRKTFKMLLLCRWKKKKVEEKLYWQGNSKLP